TATGGGGCAACGGCGGACGCCTATCACATTACCGCGCCGCATGAACAAGGGGTGGGCGGAGCCGCCGCGGTGCGTATGGCTCTCCATTCGGCGGGGGCGAATGTGGAGGAGGTAGGTTACATCAACGCGCATGGGACTGGGACTCCGCTCAACGATAAATCTGAAACGAGGGTGGTCAAATCTGCGTTTGGCGATCTAGCTTATAAAATTCCTATTTCGTCTACTAAATCGATGACCGGGCACATGCTTGGCTCGACCGGCGCGGTGGAGGCGATCTTCTGCGTGCAAGCCATCCGCGAGGGTATTCTGCCGCCGACCATCCATTACGAAACGCCCGATCCCGATTGTGATTTGGATTATATTCCCAATCAGGCGCGGGAGAAGAAGATTTCGTTCGCCATCAGCAATGCATTTGGGTTTGGGGGGCATAACGCGGTGCTGGCAATTCGGAAGTATTCTTAGCAGAAAGCCATTAACCGCGAAGACCGCTAAGAGCGCAAAGATTTAAAGGTTTTCTTAGCGTTCTTTGCGTCCTTAGCGGTTCAAAAAGGTTCAATAAAACTGGCTTGTCCATCCCGAAAAGCCATGCTATAATCCGCCGTCGCTCAAAAAACCATTGTAAGGAATAAAGAGAATGTCGCAGATACTCAAGGCTCTCGAAGCCAAAAAAAATGAAAAAGTGCCCGCCATGCAACCCGGCGACACAGTAAACGTTCACGTGAAGATCAAGGAAGGTGAGCGCGAACGCATTCAGGAATTCAAAGGGACGGTCATCCGCTTCCGCAAGGGCGGCACGGAAGAATCCATCACCGTGCGCCGTGTGGCATCGAACGGTGTTGGCGTCGAACGCACATTCCTGCTCCGCTCGCCCCGCGTAGATAAAGTGGTGGTCGAACGCCATAATAAAGTCCGCCGCGCTCAGTTGTACTTCATGCGAGGGCGCACCGGCAAATCTGCCCGCCTCAAGCAGAAGTTCGATAACTAGCGAAAGCAGACCTCGCAGGTTTTCAAAACCTGCGAGGTCTTTTACAATAGGGGGCATGAAACCGCTCATCGGAATTACCACCCATCTCTCAAATAACGAATACGGGCAAACGCGCATCGTGCTACAACAAGCGTATGCGGATGCCATCCACCAGGCGGGAGGCGTCCCAGTTTTGATTCCATCGCTTATTGCAGACGATGGCTGGGACGCGCTTTACGCCAAACTGGATGGGATTCTCCTCTCCGGTGGAGGCGACATCGCCCTCGACCATTTCGCGGGAGAAGCGCATCCGCGCATCTCCGATGTGGAGCCTGAACGCGACACCATCGAGTTGACTCTCGCCCGAACCGCCGCAGAGGACGGCAAACCGTTCCTCGGCATCTGCCGCGGGTGCCAGGTGGTGAATGTGGCGCTCGGCGGGACGTTGTACACGCACCTGCCAGATCAATTCCCCAACGCGCTCGATCATTCGTATCCCGGCAATATGCGGCATGAGTTGGTCCATCAAGTGAAGATCGAAGAGGGGACTCGCTTTGCCGATGTGCTTGGCAACCCCATCGTGCGCGTCAACAGCCATCACCATCAAGGACTCAAAGATATCGCTCCCGCGCTCCGCGTGGCAGGGTATGCGCCCGATGGACTCGTTGAAGCGGTGGAATTACCCGACCATCCCTTTGGTCTCGCCGTGCAATGGCATCCCGAATGGTTGACAGACCAAGAGCCGACGAGGGATTTGTTTAGGAAGTTCGTCGAAGCGGCGCGATGAATTTTCCGCAGGAGGTAATCAATATCCCTGCCTAAAAAAGTCTTCAAGTATCTTGTTTACGAATTCGGGCTGCTCGTACATTGGCATATGACCAGCATTCTCAATAAGCCAAAATTGATTGGGGGCAAGCCACTTCGCAATCACTTGAGCCCAGCGGGTCGCTAGAGTGCGGTTCTGCGCTCCCCAGCCCAGCAATACAGGCGAAAAGGGGATAGGTTTTTGCTGAGGCTGGCTGAAGATGTTAAAGCTATCCAATCCCATCATCAGCCAGTACAGTGACGCCCTTAACGAAGCGTCAAGGCGTTGTTGTTCGGCGAATTGGCGCAGTAAAGGATGGAGATTCGGTTCGTTGTCCGCGTAAATCAAACGTGAGTGCAGGCGTTGTAAGCCGGGGTGACTCATGAAATTCACGATGGAGCGGTGAATTGCTTTTCCTAAAACAGCGCCGGGGCGTAACGTCGCCCAGAATTGCAGGTATGGGTTGAGCATTGGCGCGCCGCCACAGACATTGAACAGCGCAAGCGCGGTCGCTTTTTCAGGCTTTTGTAAGGCGAACTTAAGCGCAATTGACGAACCAATGCAATTTCCCACCAGGATAGG
This is a stretch of genomic DNA from Candidatus Defluviilinea gracilis. It encodes these proteins:
- the rplS gene encoding 50S ribosomal protein L19, which codes for MSQILKALEAKKNEKVPAMQPGDTVNVHVKIKEGERERIQEFKGTVIRFRKGGTEESITVRRVASNGVGVERTFLLRSPRVDKVVVERHNKVRRAQLYFMRGRTGKSARLKQKFDN
- a CDS encoding gamma-glutamyl-gamma-aminobutyrate hydrolase family protein codes for the protein MKPLIGITTHLSNNEYGQTRIVLQQAYADAIHQAGGVPVLIPSLIADDGWDALYAKLDGILLSGGGDIALDHFAGEAHPRISDVEPERDTIELTLARTAAEDGKPFLGICRGCQVVNVALGGTLYTHLPDQFPNALDHSYPGNMRHELVHQVKIEEGTRFADVLGNPIVRVNSHHHQGLKDIAPALRVAGYAPDGLVEAVELPDHPFGLAVQWHPEWLTDQEPTRDLFRKFVEAAR
- a CDS encoding alpha/beta hydrolase; translated protein: MHTNGVAVPSPPSNEPLEKYQVPLVVHGKIWNVFDRGSGMPIVFMHNGGGNLWNWAHQLEYFSPSFRVIAPDLPGFGRSHRPSEPLTLDAYVEGLSELLDILDCPKPILVGNCIGSSIALKFALQKPEKATALALFNVCGGAPMLNPYLQFWATLRPGAVLGKAIHRSIVNFMSHPGLQRLHSRLIYADNEPNLHPLLRQFAEQQRLDASLRASLYWLMMGLDSFNIFSQPQQKPIPFSPVLLGWGAQNRTLATRWAQVIAKWLAPNQFWLIENAGHMPMYEQPEFVNKILEDFFRQGY